The Sphingopyxis fribergensis genome contains a region encoding:
- a CDS encoding DUF6127 family protein: MDEDEALARLIALAGTSAPDAALLRAVVEEASELGARRALARLGLADEAARDDMSDLRQLLGAWRDAKKSVWAAVIDWAVRGMLALLVVGLTMKLGFAGLLK, translated from the coding sequence ATGGACGAAGATGAAGCGCTGGCGCGGCTGATCGCGCTGGCGGGGACGAGTGCGCCTGATGCGGCTTTGCTGCGCGCGGTGGTCGAGGAGGCGAGCGAGCTGGGGGCGCGGCGGGCGCTGGCGCGGCTGGGCCTCGCCGACGAGGCGGCGCGCGACGATATGAGCGATTTGCGGCAACTGCTCGGCGCGTGGCGCGATGCGAAGAAGAGCGTGTGGGCGGCGGTCATCGACTGGGCGGTACGCGGGATGCTGGCGCTGCTGGTCGTCGGGCTGACGATGAAGCTCGGGTTTGCGGGACTGCTCAAATGA
- a CDS encoding HK97 family phage prohead protease, producing the protein MSVRFAGYASVFDRVDRGGDVVRSGAFAASLQAGQAVPLLWQHRPGAAIGVIETLAEDARGLRVVARVTHPAAAALVARGALTGLSFGYRVRAARGENPRELTALDLAEVSLVAAPMQPAARVIQVVKE; encoded by the coding sequence ATGAGCGTGCGGTTCGCGGGCTATGCATCGGTGTTCGACCGGGTGGATCGCGGGGGCGATGTCGTCCGCAGCGGGGCCTTTGCGGCGAGTTTGCAGGCGGGGCAGGCGGTGCCCCTGCTTTGGCAGCATCGGCCGGGGGCGGCGATCGGGGTGATCGAGACATTGGCGGAAGATGCGCGGGGGCTGCGCGTGGTGGCGCGGGTGACGCATCCGGCGGCGGCCGCGCTTGTTGCGAGGGGCGCACTGACGGGGCTGAGCTTTGGATATCGGGTGCGGGCGGCGCGCGGGGAGAACCCGCGCGAGCTGACGGCGCTCGACCTCGCCGAGGTGAGTTTGGTGGCGGCGCCGATGCAACCGGCGGCGCGGGTAATTCAGGTGGTGAAGGAGTGA
- a CDS encoding phage major capsid protein — protein sequence MDDMEVKADALDGAFDAVLAAEAVDELKASVAALRAQVERQAVAASRLPLDGAKAADPARDAFVERYLRRGIDAGVEMKSLSGASGGEGGFAVPREIDGSIAATLKTLSPIRGIATVVQTGTSGYRKLVATGSMGTGWVGETAARPETATRSFAEIVPPTGELYANPAASQAMLDDAMFNVEDWLAEQLGREFAVAEGSAFVNGNGTNRPKGFLTYTATNEIDSVRAFGSLQYLATGTAGAFPASNPQDKLIELVHSLKAPYRQGASWVMNSDTLSRIRKFKTSDGAFIWQPGMVEGQAATLLGYPVVEAEDMPDVAANSLSIAFGNFRAGYLIADRGETRILRDPFSNKPFVHFYATKRVGGAIIDSQAIKLMKFAAS from the coding sequence ATGGACGATATGGAAGTGAAAGCCGATGCGCTCGATGGGGCGTTCGATGCGGTGCTGGCGGCGGAGGCGGTCGATGAGTTGAAGGCGTCGGTCGCGGCGCTGAGGGCACAGGTCGAGCGCCAAGCGGTGGCGGCGTCGCGATTGCCGCTCGACGGGGCGAAGGCGGCCGACCCGGCGCGCGACGCCTTTGTCGAACGCTATCTGCGGCGCGGGATCGATGCGGGCGTCGAGATGAAGAGCCTGTCGGGGGCATCGGGCGGCGAGGGCGGCTTTGCGGTGCCGCGCGAAATCGACGGGAGCATTGCCGCGACGCTGAAGACGCTGTCGCCGATCCGCGGCATCGCGACGGTCGTGCAGACGGGGACGAGCGGCTATCGCAAGCTGGTCGCGACGGGATCGATGGGGACGGGCTGGGTCGGCGAGACCGCAGCACGGCCCGAGACCGCGACGCGCAGCTTTGCCGAGATCGTGCCGCCGACGGGCGAGCTTTACGCCAATCCGGCGGCGAGCCAGGCGATGCTCGACGATGCGATGTTCAACGTCGAGGACTGGCTGGCCGAACAGCTCGGCCGCGAGTTCGCGGTCGCCGAGGGCAGCGCGTTCGTGAACGGCAATGGTACGAACCGGCCGAAGGGCTTTCTGACCTATACCGCGACGAACGAGATCGACAGCGTGCGCGCGTTCGGGTCGCTGCAATATCTGGCGACGGGGACCGCGGGCGCCTTTCCGGCGTCCAACCCGCAGGATAAGCTGATCGAGCTCGTCCATTCGCTGAAGGCACCCTATCGGCAGGGCGCGAGCTGGGTGATGAATTCGGATACGCTGAGCCGCATCCGCAAGTTCAAGACCAGCGACGGCGCGTTCATCTGGCAGCCGGGAATGGTCGAGGGGCAGGCGGCGACCTTGCTCGGCTATCCGGTGGTCGAGGCAGAGGATATGCCCGATGTGGCTGCGAACAGCCTGTCGATCGCGTTCGGCAATTTCCGCGCCGGTTACCTGATCGCCGACCGCGGCGAGACGCGCATCCTGCGCGATCCGTTCAGCAACAAGCCCTTTGTGCATTTCTATGCAACCAAAAGGGTCGGCGGTGCGATCATCGATTCGCAGGCCATCAAGCTGATGAAATTCGCCGCCAGCTAA
- a CDS encoding tail fiber domain-containing protein, whose amino-acid sequence MPTPFFADLVRELCQEGGTGPLTPTGAVPGHRRFAGTVPPDTPFHYAVAGIAHTAQWEVGLGRIDASGRLVRDSVAASSNGGAPVDFAAGLKTIALTVAADWFAARDADIAALAAEIEAKQPLSTTHGDAGTGANGDRVTVRRGAGWVNIPLSTLGFRNSDGFHALDGPLGAPGGSAAAPAISFAADRDTGLFSAANDGIGFATGGAERLRLTSTGVAIGVATPDEKLHVAGSAKFNGPEFPRIIFLRDGIAAWTIGGSGTPGDNSFNLRLNGLPPFLAIGTDGALRPGSDNSFAIGDASHRWSVVFSATGAINTSDAREKSWRGDPTAAEMAAARRIVGELGFFQWNDAVVAKGSEGARLHFGVRAQAVWAIMAEEGLIAPATAGQSPDCRYAFLCHDAWPEERDGDDQVVRPAGYRFGIRPDQLTLFLLAAQEARLAELEAAA is encoded by the coding sequence ATGCCGACTCCCTTTTTCGCCGATCTGGTGCGCGAGCTGTGCCAGGAGGGCGGGACTGGCCCGCTGACGCCCACGGGCGCGGTGCCCGGTCATCGCCGTTTTGCGGGCACCGTGCCGCCGGACACGCCCTTTCACTATGCCGTCGCGGGGATCGCGCATACGGCGCAATGGGAAGTCGGGCTGGGCCGGATCGACGCGTCCGGCCGACTGGTGCGCGACAGCGTCGCGGCCTCGTCGAACGGCGGCGCGCCGGTCGATTTCGCAGCGGGGCTGAAGACGATCGCGCTGACCGTCGCGGCGGACTGGTTCGCGGCGCGCGACGCTGACATCGCGGCGCTTGCCGCCGAGATCGAGGCGAAACAGCCGCTTTCGACGACCCATGGCGACGCAGGGACGGGCGCCAACGGCGACAGGGTGACGGTTCGTCGCGGCGCCGGCTGGGTCAATATCCCGCTGTCGACGCTCGGCTTTCGCAACAGCGATGGTTTTCATGCGCTTGACGGGCCATTGGGGGCGCCGGGCGGAAGCGCCGCGGCCCCGGCGATCAGCTTTGCAGCGGATCGCGACACGGGCCTTTTTAGCGCGGCGAACGACGGCATCGGCTTCGCAACCGGCGGCGCGGAGCGGCTCCGCCTGACATCGACCGGCGTCGCCATTGGAGTCGCGACGCCCGACGAAAAATTGCACGTGGCAGGGTCGGCCAAATTCAATGGTCCGGAGTTTCCGCGCATCATCTTTCTGCGCGACGGAATCGCCGCGTGGACGATCGGCGGATCGGGCACGCCGGGCGACAATAGTTTCAACCTCCGCCTCAATGGCTTGCCTCCATTTCTGGCGATCGGGACGGACGGGGCGCTACGGCCGGGGAGCGACAACAGCTTTGCCATTGGCGATGCCAGCCATCGCTGGTCCGTCGTTTTCTCCGCGACCGGCGCGATCAACACGTCGGATGCCCGCGAAAAGAGCTGGCGCGGTGACCCCACTGCGGCCGAAATGGCGGCGGCGAGGCGGATCGTGGGCGAACTCGGTTTCTTTCAGTGGAACGACGCGGTGGTTGCCAAGGGCAGCGAAGGCGCGCGTCTGCACTTTGGCGTTCGCGCGCAGGCGGTGTGGGCAATCATGGCAGAAGAGGGCCTGATCGCGCCCGCCACGGCCGGTCAGTCGCCCGACTGCCGCTATGCCTTTTTATGCCACGACGCCTGGCCCGAAGAACGTGACGGCGACGATCAGGTGGTGCGCCCGGCGGGCTATCGGTTCGGTATCCGGCCCGACCAGCTGACGCTGTTCCTGCTCGCGGCGCAGGAGGCGCGGCTGGCGGAGCTGGAGGCGGCGGCATGA
- a CDS encoding phage fiber-tail adaptor protein: MTMMVKDPGTRIDFEIDWAAAYPDGQAIVASAWAVVPDEEGGLSIAGSAHDLTQATVTLATGVAGHVYRVTNRVTMSDGQIDERSVAVRVEER; the protein is encoded by the coding sequence ATGACGATGATGGTGAAGGATCCCGGCACACGCATCGATTTCGAGATCGACTGGGCGGCCGCTTATCCGGACGGGCAGGCGATCGTCGCGAGCGCGTGGGCGGTGGTCCCGGACGAGGAAGGCGGTCTGTCGATTGCGGGGTCGGCACATGATTTGACGCAGGCGACGGTGACGCTGGCGACTGGGGTTGCGGGTCATGTCTATCGCGTGACCAATCGCGTGACGATGAGCGATGGGCAGATCGACGAACGGTCGGTCGCCGTGCGGGTGGAGGAAAGATGA
- a CDS encoding head-tail connector protein, with the protein MMATSAVPGEMPVNLNEARSWLRMGATTDDAVVAQLVRAATNICEAFIGQWLIVRAGEEVVPLAGKVVVLRVRPVVGVDGVALLSPQGETVLPDDRYGAVIGRDGTARITIHEPGDAARVRIAYRAGIAEDANGVPEAIRQGIIRMTQHLHGARDGEGAPPPAVIAALWQPWRRVTLGSGR; encoded by the coding sequence ATGATGGCGACGAGCGCGGTGCCGGGCGAGATGCCGGTTAACCTGAATGAGGCGCGGAGTTGGCTGCGGATGGGCGCGACCACCGACGATGCTGTCGTTGCGCAGCTCGTGCGCGCCGCGACGAACATCTGCGAAGCCTTTATCGGGCAGTGGCTGATCGTGCGCGCGGGGGAAGAGGTGGTGCCGCTGGCGGGCAAGGTGGTCGTGCTGCGCGTGCGTCCGGTCGTCGGAGTGGACGGCGTGGCTTTGCTGTCGCCGCAGGGCGAGACGGTGTTGCCGGACGATCGATACGGTGCGGTCATCGGGCGCGACGGCACGGCGCGGATCACGATCCACGAACCGGGCGATGCGGCGCGCGTGCGCATCGCCTATCGCGCGGGAATAGCCGAGGATGCGAACGGCGTTCCCGAAGCGATCCGGCAGGGCATCATACGCATGACGCAGCATCTGCACGGCGCCCGCGATGGTGAAGGCGCCCCGCCGCCGGCCGTGATTGCGGCGTTGTGGCAGCCGTGGCGGCGGGTGACGTTGGGGAGCGGACGATGA
- the gp17 gene encoding tail completion protein gp17, producing the protein MSGAEGALRARALELLARDDALAGIVHGIFDGTPPRASAPYVSVGAAEGVDWGTKDRPGREVRLTLTLVGVGSVADDRAAARVEAVVAALRGPAGAWSVVGARTMRTRFTFVRDGGWRHEVVVRCRCLAV; encoded by the coding sequence ATGAGCGGCGCCGAGGGCGCGCTGCGCGCGCGGGCGCTCGAACTGCTCGCGCGCGACGATGCGCTGGCCGGGATCGTGCATGGGATATTCGATGGCACGCCGCCGCGCGCCAGCGCCCCTTATGTTTCGGTCGGCGCGGCGGAGGGTGTTGATTGGGGAACCAAGGACCGGCCGGGGCGCGAGGTTCGCCTGACGCTGACCCTGGTCGGTGTTGGAAGCGTGGCCGACGATCGGGCTGCGGCGCGCGTCGAAGCTGTCGTGGCGGCGCTGCGCGGGCCGGCGGGCGCCTGGTCGGTGGTCGGAGCGCGGACGATGCGGACGCGGTTCACCTTCGTGCGCGACGGTGGTTGGCGGCATGAAGTGGTGGTGCGGTGCCGGTGTCTGGCGGTTTGA
- a CDS encoding phage major tail protein, TP901-1 family, which yields MAIENGSDFLLKIGDGEAPPTYRTVAGLRTTQMSMNGEAVNVTTKDSGGWRELLSGAGVRSVSVSAAGIFTGSDAEIRLRSHALAGTIDDYELSFESGERMRGRFLVTRLDYAGDYNGERNYTLNLESSGVVVSL from the coding sequence ATGGCAATTGAAAATGGGAGCGATTTTCTGCTCAAGATCGGCGACGGCGAAGCCCCGCCCACCTATCGCACGGTGGCGGGTCTGCGCACGACGCAGATGTCGATGAACGGCGAGGCGGTGAACGTCACGACCAAGGATTCGGGCGGGTGGCGCGAGCTTTTGTCGGGGGCCGGGGTGCGGTCGGTTTCGGTGAGCGCGGCGGGTATCTTTACCGGATCGGACGCCGAAATTCGGCTGCGCAGTCACGCGCTGGCGGGAACCATCGACGATTATGAATTGAGCTTTGAAAGTGGCGAGCGGATGCGCGGACGCTTCCTGGTCACGCGGCTCGACTATGCCGGCGATTATAATGGCGAGCGCAATTACACGCTGAACCTGGAATCGAGCGGCGTGGTGGTGAGCCTGTGA
- a CDS encoding gene transfer agent family protein has protein sequence MSGANLLRGEAELCIGERVFVLRPSFAALVAAEAELGPLLALVERAADAQLALGELVSLFWHCVKERPDALTREAVGEAVVEQGLAAVTPALRVLLGQILQGR, from the coding sequence GTGAGCGGCGCCAACCTTTTGCGCGGCGAGGCTGAACTGTGCATTGGCGAGCGGGTGTTCGTGCTGCGGCCAAGCTTTGCGGCGCTGGTCGCGGCCGAGGCCGAGCTGGGGCCGCTGCTCGCGCTGGTCGAGCGCGCGGCCGATGCACAGCTGGCGCTGGGCGAGCTGGTCTCGCTGTTCTGGCATTGCGTGAAGGAGCGGCCTGATGCGCTGACGCGTGAGGCGGTCGGCGAGGCGGTTGTCGAGCAGGGGTTGGCGGCGGTGACGCCCGCGCTGCGCGTGCTGCTGGGACAGATATTGCAAGGGCGGTGA
- a CDS encoding phage tail assembly chaperone, whose translation MADGRLGSAAVTLAGVMARVAGWRPEEFWAATPADVRAVLAGWTEPEAEAPFDGAALAAMMERFPDG comes from the coding sequence GTGGCGGACGGTCGGCTGGGGTCTGCGGCGGTCACGCTCGCGGGGGTGATGGCGCGCGTCGCCGGATGGCGGCCCGAGGAGTTTTGGGCCGCAACGCCGGCCGACGTCCGCGCGGTTCTGGCGGGCTGGACCGAGCCGGAGGCTGAGGCGCCGTTCGACGGTGCGGCACTGGCGGCGATGATGGAGAGGTTTCCCGATGGGTGA
- a CDS encoding tail tape measure protein, which translates to MGDEVDEMMVTVRADTGAFRRDIAALRAELGGPLVAEADQAGRAIERALSRAIVSGKLGFEDLKRLALSVMADIARAAISNGIGAAMGGGGSGGGSGSGNLLSLGTSIAMALFGAPGRATGGPVSAGRAYRVGERGPELFVPTASGRVEAAGGGVRNIAITVNVRGEVGNEPQRLAQTGRQLARAVRRAVAAGDE; encoded by the coding sequence ATGGGTGACGAGGTCGATGAAATGATGGTTACGGTGCGCGCCGACACCGGGGCGTTCCGGCGCGATATCGCCGCGCTGCGTGCCGAACTTGGCGGGCCGCTGGTCGCCGAGGCCGATCAGGCGGGGCGCGCGATCGAGCGGGCGCTGTCGCGCGCGATCGTCAGCGGCAAGCTGGGGTTCGAGGATCTGAAGCGGCTCGCGCTGTCGGTGATGGCGGATATTGCGCGCGCGGCGATTTCGAACGGGATCGGGGCGGCGATGGGCGGCGGCGGTTCGGGCGGCGGTAGCGGGAGCGGCAACTTGCTGTCGCTTGGCACCTCGATTGCGATGGCGCTGTTCGGGGCGCCGGGGCGGGCAACCGGCGGGCCGGTGAGCGCGGGGCGCGCCTATCGCGTCGGCGAGCGCGGGCCCGAGCTGTTCGTGCCGACCGCGAGCGGACGGGTCGAGGCGGCGGGCGGCGGCGTGCGTAATATCGCGATCACGGTGAATGTGCGCGGCGAGGTGGGGAATGAGCCGCAGCGGCTGGCGCAAACGGGGCGGCAGCTGGCGCGCGCGGTGCGGCGTGCGGTTGCGGCGGGAGACGAGTGA
- a CDS encoding DUF2460 domain-containing protein: MGWALVAEAEPHHRRGWLKRFDPRFWTVDFARPMMASVTSDTPGALRVETVFYRKQDLAGLIWEAADRWDHPLLAYETKRDFRHTQLKFRWRSGGVKPLDALHGPTLTIEGRDAAGAPRAWYVRLWNYAEGTSENAVVSLDFDALTGGFLLPAEADPVWAGDIDRMFISLVPPTYDGGDGVLGAPAAGWAEMSDIAASGSGSVLAIGDVVMPEHALGIASGYDDSYHLTPARLVRQMVQLGYRGDVVHYVGMSHYMRLEAAGGGFYASLTGGVLNAPCASWHAGFAAACRDAGLGVIWSLSYELFDAYCWDDWKQRASDGSPALTGWEPPSTLLSPANAVAMGYLQLVARAFVAIGAMAGLPLKFQVGEPWWWIASGGRICAYDAATTAALGSASVAIADVRGPLAPPQLAMLDALGVLLATSTAALVAAARDEAGAAGLMSHLLVYLPTVLDPAAPAARRANVPLGWAAPAFDVLQLEDYDWVTGGRGAETAGARAAMILRLGYPIDEQHYFSGFVLLPEQRAAWAEIADAADDARRAGVARAFVWAMPQVARDGFVTFDGEDEVQAFDAVDFPLAIGREAMVATEFSTQIVSAPSGHEQRASEWAEARMRFDAGPGVRSEADVRALTDFFRARRGAARAFRFRDPFDGSSAADNALPTATDQMLGTGDGVRRQFALVKRYGNGDAEQMRSIRLPVATSVRVSVDGIETAAFLVTGEGEILLDVAPAPGAAVRAGFLFDVPVRFADDRLEVSRATFLAGEMASVPLVEVRAPW; this comes from the coding sequence ATGGGTTGGGCGTTGGTGGCCGAGGCCGAGCCGCATCATCGCCGGGGCTGGCTCAAGCGGTTCGATCCGCGCTTCTGGACGGTCGATTTCGCCCGGCCGATGATGGCGAGCGTGACGAGCGATACGCCGGGGGCGCTGCGTGTCGAGACGGTCTTTTACCGCAAGCAGGATCTGGCGGGGCTGATCTGGGAGGCCGCGGATCGGTGGGACCATCCTTTGCTCGCCTATGAGACAAAGCGCGATTTCCGGCATACGCAGCTGAAATTTCGGTGGCGGTCTGGCGGGGTGAAGCCGCTCGACGCGCTGCACGGGCCGACCTTGACGATCGAGGGGCGCGATGCGGCGGGGGCTCCGCGCGCCTGGTATGTGCGATTGTGGAACTATGCCGAAGGGACAAGTGAAAATGCCGTCGTCAGCCTCGATTTCGATGCGTTGACCGGTGGCTTCCTGTTGCCGGCCGAGGCTGATCCCGTGTGGGCGGGGGACATTGACCGGATGTTCATTTCGCTGGTGCCGCCGACCTACGATGGCGGCGACGGGGTGCTGGGAGCGCCGGCCGCGGGCTGGGCCGAAATGAGCGACATCGCGGCTTCGGGGTCGGGTTCCGTGCTGGCGATCGGCGATGTGGTTATGCCCGAACATGCACTGGGTATCGCGAGCGGCTATGACGACAGCTATCACCTGACTCCGGCACGGCTGGTGCGGCAGATGGTGCAGCTCGGCTATCGCGGCGATGTCGTCCATTATGTGGGGATGAGCCATTATATGCGCCTCGAGGCGGCGGGCGGCGGCTTTTACGCGAGCCTGACGGGCGGGGTGCTCAATGCGCCGTGCGCGTCGTGGCATGCGGGGTTTGCGGCGGCGTGCCGCGACGCGGGGCTGGGGGTGATCTGGTCGCTCTCCTATGAGCTGTTCGATGCCTATTGCTGGGACGACTGGAAGCAGCGGGCGAGCGATGGTTCGCCCGCGCTGACCGGATGGGAGCCGCCGTCGACCCTGCTGTCGCCGGCGAATGCGGTTGCGATGGGATATTTGCAACTGGTGGCGCGGGCGTTTGTCGCGATCGGGGCGATGGCAGGACTGCCGCTGAAATTCCAGGTCGGCGAGCCCTGGTGGTGGATCGCGAGCGGCGGGCGGATCTGCGCTTATGATGCGGCGACAACCGCCGCGCTGGGATCGGCGAGCGTGGCGATTGCCGATGTGCGTGGGCCGCTGGCGCCGCCACAATTGGCGATGCTCGATGCGTTGGGGGTCTTGCTGGCGACATCGACAGCAGCTCTGGTTGCTGCGGCGCGCGACGAGGCGGGCGCGGCGGGCCTGATGAGCCATTTGCTCGTCTATCTGCCGACGGTGCTCGACCCGGCGGCACCGGCGGCGCGGCGCGCCAATGTGCCGCTCGGGTGGGCGGCGCCGGCGTTCGATGTGCTGCAACTCGAAGATTATGACTGGGTGACCGGCGGGCGCGGGGCGGAGACGGCTGGCGCGCGGGCGGCGATGATACTGCGGCTCGGCTATCCGATCGACGAGCAGCATTATTTTTCGGGGTTCGTGCTGTTGCCCGAGCAGCGTGCCGCATGGGCGGAGATTGCCGATGCCGCCGATGATGCGCGGCGCGCAGGGGTGGCGCGGGCCTTCGTCTGGGCGATGCCTCAGGTGGCGCGCGACGGCTTTGTGACATTCGATGGGGAGGATGAGGTGCAGGCTTTCGATGCGGTGGATTTTCCGCTGGCGATCGGACGCGAGGCGATGGTCGCGACCGAATTTTCGACGCAGATCGTGAGCGCGCCGTCGGGGCACGAGCAGCGCGCGAGTGAGTGGGCGGAAGCGCGTATGCGCTTTGATGCAGGGCCGGGGGTCCGGTCGGAAGCCGATGTGCGGGCGCTGACCGATTTCTTTCGCGCACGGCGAGGGGCGGCGCGTGCATTCCGTTTTCGCGACCCGTTCGATGGCAGTTCGGCGGCCGATAACGCGCTGCCAACGGCAACCGACCAAATGCTCGGCACCGGCGACGGGGTGCGGCGGCAGTTTGCATTGGTCAAACGTTATGGAAACGGCGACGCGGAGCAGATGCGCAGCATTCGCCTGCCGGTCGCGACCAGCGTGCGCGTGTCGGTCGACGGGATCGAGACGGCGGCGTTCCTTGTGACGGGCGAGGGCGAGATATTGCTCGACGTCGCGCCCGCTCCAGGGGCGGCGGTGCGCGCGGGCTTTCTGTTCGACGTGCCGGTGCGCTTTGCCGACGATCGGCTGGAGGTGAGCCGCGCGACCTTCCTGGCGGGCGAGATGGCGAGCGTGCCGCTGGTCGAGGTGAGGGCGCCGTGGTGA
- a CDS encoding DUF2163 domain-containing protein translates to MTAAPGWLREELVTLAWCWRLARRDGVVVGLTSHDRDLMVGGILYRAAPGMKPSALETSDSLDIATMDLEGAVTSDAIAARDLDAGRWDGAELELFVTDWSAPGVAPVTVARGSLGAIERRGPAFAVELQGVTRLLDRPVCPATSPSCRAVLGDRACRVDLAPLSHVRRVVAVEGRTVTLDAAAPGMAFGELMWIESGNCGLASPVIAVEAAVLHLAEAPAFAVAGPVRVRLIEGCDKQLATCRGRFANAVNFRGEAHLPGNDLLTRYPGG, encoded by the coding sequence ATGACGGCGGCGCCGGGCTGGCTGCGCGAAGAGCTGGTGACGCTGGCGTGGTGCTGGCGGCTGGCGCGGCGTGACGGGGTGGTCGTCGGGCTGACCTCGCACGACCGTGACCTGATGGTCGGCGGGATATTGTACCGCGCGGCGCCGGGGATGAAGCCGTCGGCGCTGGAGACGAGCGATAGCCTGGATATCGCGACGATGGACCTGGAGGGCGCGGTTACCAGCGATGCGATCGCGGCGCGCGACCTTGACGCGGGGCGCTGGGATGGGGCGGAGCTGGAGCTGTTCGTCACCGACTGGAGCGCGCCCGGCGTTGCGCCGGTCACGGTGGCGCGCGGATCGCTGGGAGCGATCGAGCGGCGCGGGCCGGCCTTTGCGGTGGAGTTGCAGGGCGTGACGCGGCTGCTCGACCGGCCCGTATGTCCCGCAACCTCGCCGTCGTGCCGCGCGGTGCTGGGCGACCGGGCGTGCCGGGTCGATCTGGCACCGCTGTCGCATGTGCGGCGGGTCGTCGCGGTCGAGGGACGCACAGTGACGCTCGATGCCGCCGCGCCGGGGATGGCGTTCGGCGAACTCATGTGGATCGAGAGTGGCAATTGCGGACTGGCCAGCCCGGTTATCGCGGTCGAAGCGGCGGTGCTGCATCTGGCCGAAGCGCCGGCGTTCGCAGTCGCGGGACCGGTGCGCGTGCGGCTGATCGAAGGGTGCGACAAGCAGCTTGCGACGTGCCGCGGCCGCTTTGCGAATGCCGTCAATTTTCGCGGCGAGGCGCATTTGCCCGGCAATGACCTGCTGACGCGCTATCCCGGTGGGTGA
- a CDS encoding NlpC/P60 family protein, translating into MGEIGARAFAAARAMVGVAFRPQGRDPVTGLDCVGLVWAAYAAAGCRLVRPVGYPLRGWSRERIEAALTAAGFVAAVGSAHAGDVALIAYPAGQFHLVILGSASFVHAHAGLRRVVETPLDRPICGLAWWRLEQCPPRCN; encoded by the coding sequence GTGGGTGAGATTGGAGCGCGCGCCTTTGCGGCGGCGCGGGCGATGGTCGGGGTGGCGTTCCGGCCGCAGGGGCGTGACCCGGTGACCGGGCTCGATTGCGTCGGGCTGGTGTGGGCGGCTTATGCGGCGGCGGGTTGCCGGCTGGTGCGGCCGGTCGGTTACCCGCTGCGTGGCTGGTCGCGCGAGCGGATTGAAGCGGCGCTGACGGCAGCGGGGTTCGTGGCGGCCGTTGGTAGCGCGCACGCGGGCGATGTCGCACTGATCGCCTATCCGGCGGGGCAGTTTCACCTGGTGATCTTGGGGAGCGCTAGCTTTGTTCATGCGCATGCTGGGTTACGGCGCGTGGTCGAGACGCCGCTCGATCGTCCCATCTGCGGCTTGGCGTGGTGGCGGCTGGAGCAATGCCCACCCCGCTGTAACTAG